The Chaetodon auriga isolate fChaAug3 chromosome 4, fChaAug3.hap1, whole genome shotgun sequence region TATTTGAACACCACTTACAATGCACAAACATGAGCTCATCTGATATCTCATGATTACAAAcggataaaaaaaaactgtgttacTACTGCGtcctttacattacatttaggTATAtgctcagctgctctgtgtaatGCGATCTTGAGTTTGGGCTGTTGTTTGTCCACATTCTCATTTTGGAGGctgagtgaaaaaaaacatttcagtggtcAACAGAGTAAAATAACAGGAAGAGCAATTTGAAGTGTagttacacatgaaaacaatttACACATAAACAATTTCTTCCTTGGTATTTCTCAGTCCTCAGGGAGTAGTGGATAGGATGGATAGCCCCAAGCCAAATCATCAAACAGTAAGCCAAGGGCTGCACGACAcacaaaatgtccttttctATCTTCTCAGCCAGGAGGAGCACTGTGATCAGGGGTACATGGCTGAAAAATATAGTCACCAGGAAGATCAGGACTATATTGAAAGCCCTTTTCTTCATCAAGTTGgatccctccctctccccttcccctGGCGAAGGCTGTTTCAGAGCCCTGAGAACTGATATGCAGCAGAAGGCATTGATGATAAAGACGCAAGTAAAAACCGCTATGTATATGCTCACTGATAACTGATTTTGACTGCACACCAACATTTGGAATACACCAATCACGACGGTTTGCAGCCACACAACACAACTAAAGCTCATTCTGTACCGCAGGGGTTTATACCTGAGGTACAGCACAGGGTGTGTGACTGCAAGGTAACGCTCCACACAGATGATGGTCTGGAATTGAATCCTGGCTGTTAATGTTATGCTGATGAGTTTAGACAATGTGACTACCGCTATATTGTCTATGAGCATTATCAGAATCTCCAGGAATTcaaaaagcagctctgtgaggaccAAGTGGAACTCAAAGACTTCCATCCTGTCTGTCCAGAAGACAGGAGACGATATCATCAGCCACAGCACCCAGCCATTAGTGGGCAGAAAGATCACGACATAAGGCGCAATTGCGGGTACGAAAATGGGAGAGTGCAGACAGAGACCACACTCAAAATCTGTGAGGTTTTCTTCTCTCGCCGAGAGGTTTTGCATGTTTCCTGGAAAGAAGTACaagggaaaaacagaaaaatagtgGAGAGGAATTCTTTCAACATTCTGACCCAACTCAGCTCTTTCTCAATGACTAGAAATGGTCAGAAGTGTCTGTTAAATGTAGTAATCAAGGAGGACAGCGTGAGCTATGTCAGTAAAATCTACAATTCACCAGATGAATACACATCtgtatgaaaaacaaacaacaaacagattAAGAAAATTTACTGTTTCACATATTGCCTCGAAAGGTAAGAAAAGTTTAGAAAGATGAAAGCACTAACCTTGTCTTTCCCTGAGTTTATTCCCAAAGGTGCAGGAGGATCTCTAGCTTTAATCACATCATCCACAAAACACCTGTTTTCATCTCATGATCGGTAACCAAATAACATTGACGAGAAATTCATTCCGACATGCAAAACCTGTAGATGTAGATCAATTTGAGTAAAGAGGGTTTGGCGCTTATCAGGTGTTGTGGTTGGTGGATATTAAAATTCCGTGCtatgtgcagcatgtgcagcAAGCAGAGAAGTGTGCTGGAAATGAATACGATGCAATATAATTAATTTAGCTGTGGTATGTATCTGTATGAAAACATGGCTAATGGCTTTAAATTTGCTGAAGTAAATGGTCCGTCATAAGAATGCAGCTTCGCACTTTCCCAGATATTAGGTGACCTGTTGTTTTCTAAGAGATGGGCGCAAAGAAACCAAAATTGTTTCCATATACTTTTCTTGTGTAGCCACCAGACTGTTCTCATCAGTTTAATCACAGTCAATTAAGGACGTCACCAGCAGCATCTCCAGCCGTGCTCATCGAGATGTTCCAGTTGGAAATGATTATTTGATGACGAGAATGACGTTTTAGCAGGTTTTAACCCACCCAGGGACACTGTAAAAGTCAAAGAGCAGAGCAAatcttttattacttttatttatcaGAGATACTCATCGTCAGGTCTTAAGAGGGAGGATAGTCGTCCACTGGGACAATTGTGAAGATCCTCCAGTGGTATGTTTATGAAAGCACATGTTGCAACCTGTTAACTGGTTCATGTGGTTGTGGTTGCAGGTTTATGGAGTTCAATCAAGTGTAAAATATGTAATAATACtgcagctggacacacacacacacacggtttttGATTGTTCCACTGTTGTCCCAAATTATGTTATTGAACCTAACACAGTTTCTTATTATTAATGAATGTATGAGGTGATTATTTAGCTTGTTAGTTAAATAATCCCAACTAAGAATGCCATGGGGGCTAAAGTTGCACATTAGCATTCAAAGAGAACACACGACCATCATTATTGCATTAAGCTGTTTAATAACTAGTATTCACTtagcaggaaaagcaggaaTTTGTTCAATGTTTTCCAAAAAATGCCAAGAAATCATCAAAAATGTCTCTTACAACTTACACACATTATTCAATGATATGCTGCTGGGGGAGAGTGTAAAACAAAAGCCCACAATGATCAAACAAACCTGAAGCACAAAGATATGGACTGTAGAGCATATTCAACTTTGATATGTATCATCTGACTAATTCAGACAGTTTAAAGATGGTGGGATGCTTTTCCCCACCTGCTGGAGAAGAACTACTGGACTCTCACGGAGTCAGAACATTGCAGTTCAGACTGCTCTTAGCGCCTGCGCTCTCCAAGACATAGACAACTTTACAATCTCTCAGACCTTGAATGTTGACTTGACCATTCATTATCTCAGTTATGTTGAACGTCTCATAGGGGGGGATGAGCACTTCTGCCTCATCATCataatatgaatattttttcaaaaaagCACCTGAACAGGTTTTAATTTTAAAGCAGGTCTCGTTACCAAAATCTCTCAAGTCTGCTCTGTAAGAGCTGGAGGTAAAGGAACCAAACCGAATAATTTGGTTGACTTTGCCAGTAAACTTAACATTGGTACGCCTGTAAGTATTGTGACAGTAGTAATTGTTATTCAAGATCTGTATGGCAGATGTTAGCAGGAAATGTAAAGAGTGGAACTTGAATGAGGACCTATAGAGGCTCCTTTGTGTCCGGACTGCATCATTGAACATCTTGTACATTTTGTCAGCTGTATAAACACAGATTGCTTGCAGGTGA contains the following coding sequences:
- the LOC143319890 gene encoding erythroblast NAD(P)(+)--arginine ADP-ribosyltransferase-like, giving the protein MKRNMIFTLLCLLLCWMLPVDSMTIRLNFTLRDVGIPLSMAEDSVDDMYFGCDDAMMETVKYKYFEEEKNMNPFVDAWSEAEKCAKRKLKHRKDMALTKDHLQAICVYTADKMYKMFNDAVRTQRSLYRSSFKFHSLHFLLTSAIQILNNNYYCHNTYRRTNVKFTGKVNQIIRFGSFTSSSYRADLRDFGNETCFKIKTCSGAFLKKYSYYDDEAEVLIPPYETFNITEIMNGQVNIQGLRDCKVVYVLESAGAKSSLNCNVLTP